From Staphylothermus hellenicus DSM 12710, a single genomic window includes:
- a CDS encoding glycoside hydrolase family 57 protein produces the protein MNKAVMIMLTTIIIISLITASPGMSQTYKIYAFVTTDSPIYLPGSHMVAEAYVYPLVQESREAIIKFYFTDLPNAPTIPEIHVTIPSANDARFIHVESQPVTVPDVNDGTYHLHMQIIVNNQVIYEDTVDFWIRHGPPSGKPPMILFVWHNHQAPNYWPDGTFFANWHIDHFFKDSLTPYFKIDNTYPDMGTYYLHYYLLKKYPNIKVNLHYSPSLLYQLYIAANKGFTIYDPNTGSTRKIPPNSSLAQAIKDFFKGLKQLHDEGRAYLLTTEFAHTIAGYIMEKLNIPYLLKYDIWLGKEWTKKVLGVDTDAIWTAEMAWSDKLVPIYLDLGIKYTVLDGTYHFPGARGDKGTIFEPYIIKDNEGRELIVFFRDQEVSDGYIGFTNNDWGDARTADRDARALYYHIYNKHSFKNYKYPPIEVIAADGENWILFAPSHANGALFLDRIYKYVSRLTDQGIMNTGTFSDAVKVHPPERVLTSITWTSWLGGWGKWTTEQGAKHKEEWEKLYERIGKYKAYMYYKNIDSYNKFIDEIKKNPKFNESVIDLIHAIDSDFWWSEFFSPGVIDAWLEEFDHDISNIMKYKISLTTEPSQPVAQTTTKAIVTITNNNDYQMRNTIITLSMPGINATTKQVTISPGDSVNVSLIFKVDKAGTKQLVLTMYTPNAKIGKETFYLETRYFKIKFLSPIDLSLKISVIGPNGVLGGINPTPPGTHKIFATVSLAEGETASFDVPVKIYLKIGGQTYIKEATMFKGENSVTEVFNIDLKTGTYTYEVNVVSPYDPFIDNNKFTGQIIVTQTRQENTGENTQLLIILAIILWIIVAVLAALYYIKHKRS, from the coding sequence ATGAATAAAGCTGTTATGATTATGCTTACCACAATAATTATCATTTCATTAATCACAGCATCACCTGGTATGAGTCAGACATATAAGATATATGCGTTTGTAACAACGGATTCCCCAATATATCTTCCAGGATCACATATGGTTGCGGAAGCATATGTGTATCCGCTTGTTCAAGAAAGCAGAGAAGCAATAATCAAGTTTTATTTTACAGATCTACCCAATGCTCCCACTATTCCCGAAATACATGTAACAATACCGTCAGCAAATGATGCAAGATTTATCCATGTAGAATCACAACCAGTTACCGTTCCAGATGTTAATGATGGAACATATCATCTACATATGCAGATAATAGTGAATAACCAAGTCATATATGAAGACACAGTTGATTTCTGGATCAGACATGGACCACCATCAGGTAAGCCGCCGATGATACTTTTTGTTTGGCATAATCATCAGGCACCTAATTATTGGCCTGATGGAACGTTCTTCGCTAACTGGCATATAGATCACTTTTTCAAAGATAGTTTAACACCATACTTCAAGATCGATAACACATACCCTGATATGGGCACATATTACCTACACTATTATTTATTAAAGAAATATCCCAATATCAAGGTAAACCTACACTATAGTCCAAGCCTCTTATACCAATTATATATCGCTGCAAATAAGGGGTTCACAATATATGATCCAAATACTGGTTCCACTAGAAAAATACCGCCTAACAGCTCGCTTGCCCAGGCAATCAAAGACTTCTTCAAAGGATTAAAACAGCTACACGATGAAGGCAGAGCATATCTTTTAACAACCGAGTTCGCACATACAATAGCTGGCTATATAATGGAAAAATTGAATATACCATATCTTCTCAAATATGATATATGGTTAGGTAAGGAATGGACTAAGAAAGTCTTAGGAGTAGATACTGATGCTATATGGACTGCTGAAATGGCTTGGAGCGATAAACTGGTTCCTATATATTTAGATCTCGGGATCAAATACACGGTTTTGGATGGCACATACCACTTTCCCGGTGCACGAGGCGATAAGGGAACAATATTTGAACCATACATTATCAAGGATAATGAGGGAAGAGAGTTAATTGTCTTCTTCCGTGATCAGGAGGTGAGCGATGGCTATATTGGTTTTACAAATAATGACTGGGGAGACGCTAGAACCGCTGATCGAGACGCGAGAGCACTCTATTACCATATATACAATAAGCACTCATTTAAGAACTATAAGTATCCTCCAATTGAAGTAATAGCTGCAGATGGAGAGAACTGGATATTATTCGCTCCAAGCCATGCCAACGGCGCATTATTCCTTGACAGGATCTATAAGTATGTTAGTAGATTAACAGATCAGGGAATAATGAATACTGGAACATTCAGTGACGCTGTTAAAGTGCATCCACCGGAAAGAGTATTAACAAGTATTACATGGACAAGCTGGCTTGGAGGATGGGGTAAGTGGACAACGGAACAAGGAGCTAAACACAAGGAGGAATGGGAGAAACTATATGAACGTATAGGGAAGTATAAGGCATATATGTATTATAAAAACATAGATTCATACAATAAATTCATAGATGAAATCAAAAAGAACCCCAAATTCAATGAGTCCGTAATAGACTTGATACATGCAATCGACAGCGATTTCTGGTGGAGCGAATTCTTTTCACCAGGTGTAATAGATGCTTGGCTCGAGGAATTTGACCATGACATTTCAAACATTATGAAATACAAGATTTCCCTTACAACGGAACCATCCCAACCAGTTGCACAGACTACGACTAAGGCAATAGTAACAATTACAAATAATAATGATTACCAGATGAGGAACACCATAATAACTCTAAGTATGCCGGGAATAAATGCTACAACTAAACAAGTAACAATATCCCCGGGCGACTCGGTAAATGTGTCATTAATATTTAAAGTGGATAAAGCCGGGACAAAACAACTAGTATTAACAATGTACACTCCAAACGCAAAGATTGGTAAAGAAACATTTTATCTTGAAACAAGGTATTTCAAAATAAAATTCCTTAGCCCAATTGATCTATCATTAAAAATATCAGTTATAGGCCCGAACGGTGTATTAGGAGGCATAAATCCTACGCCTCCAGGCACACATAAAATATTTGCAACTGTTTCACTAGCCGAAGGCGAAACAGCATCCTTCGATGTTCCCGTTAAGATATATTTGAAAATAGGAGGACAAACATACATTAAAGAAGCCACCATGTTCAAGGGAGAAAATAGCGTTACAGAAGTGTTCAACATAGATCTGAAGACTGGAACTTATACATATGAAGTCAATGTTGTGTCACCATATGATCCATTCATCGACAACAACAAATTCACTGGACAAATAATAGTAACGCAAACTAGGCAGGAAAATACAGGTGAAAATACACAGTTGCTCATAATATTAGCGATTATTCTATGGATTATAGTAGCTGTTTTAGCGGCTCTATACTATATTAAACATAAGAGATCATGA
- a CDS encoding OPT/YSL family transporter, whose product MAESTSNGGSAVTWRVVLAILYGALVFEPAAIWLNLVAGLNPWQIINSAEYTTLLLFTTIAAIMGARLTRQEAFVMFSNVGTTISESLFGVNLILAWYIAISEYARSFGLYGKIPFWYAPTIPELPRTLFQAVFIPPLLVAIASALLTKGMDLSLAYVLYKIYAVEEKLPFPGARIWAESSIVLAEKHIWRDKARVMISVAVFSLLYTFLLYGVWFMFGVQLLPVPWADLTSSLESIGLNGASLGFSLDLLLISIGMIMPWKVNVSIFIGGIFAYLIGAPMAVKYGLFTLWRPGMNLGDIFQYGLLQLYVGPLIGLSFAAGLAPMVINWRSVVRVFRPPKIRGREASTVSEPTIWGLPLTRFALLIYLLSATGLSLFVYYLVYIVEPQYATIQFLLIFLALIVGFSTLFQLANTRALGEAATGINLPYVKEGALLASGYRGVAAWFTPIYVYGGASGWTAVYVACDWTNTKKSDYLKAYFIAFPLTYLMGLIYADIFWRIAPIPSSAYPASAVFWRVSALWALLWPAWASGALKTGESSVASALLSHFSNWPTRIMVPFIVGAVIVALVKIFSIPFELIGFTIGISQPISYTMTMFIGGIIARILEKKKGSEWFKEYVAVISAGLGLGEGLMIAISVAVALIMKSLWLLVY is encoded by the coding sequence TTGGCCGAATCCACGAGCAATGGAGGATCAGCTGTTACATGGCGTGTTGTTTTAGCTATTCTTTATGGAGCACTAGTATTTGAGCCTGCAGCTATATGGCTTAACTTGGTTGCAGGTCTTAATCCCTGGCAGATAATTAATTCTGCAGAATATACTACATTGTTGTTGTTTACAACTATAGCCGCAATAATGGGGGCTAGGCTTACTCGTCAAGAAGCATTTGTAATGTTTAGTAATGTTGGAACAACTATTTCTGAGAGCTTGTTCGGGGTGAACCTTATACTTGCATGGTATATTGCTATAAGCGAATATGCTAGAAGTTTCGGATTATATGGTAAGATACCGTTCTGGTATGCTCCCACTATTCCTGAACTGCCTAGAACACTTTTCCAAGCAGTTTTCATCCCGCCTCTTCTTGTAGCTATTGCATCTGCCCTACTTACCAAGGGTATGGATCTTAGTCTAGCATATGTGCTCTACAAGATATATGCTGTAGAAGAAAAATTACCGTTCCCAGGTGCTAGGATATGGGCTGAATCAAGTATTGTTCTTGCAGAAAAACATATTTGGAGAGATAAGGCTAGGGTAATGATTAGTGTTGCAGTATTCAGTTTACTTTACACCTTCCTACTATATGGTGTTTGGTTCATGTTTGGCGTTCAGCTACTTCCTGTTCCATGGGCTGATCTAACATCTTCTCTGGAATCTATAGGATTGAATGGTGCTAGTCTGGGTTTCAGCCTAGATCTACTATTGATAAGTATAGGTATGATTATGCCTTGGAAAGTTAATGTGTCAATATTTATTGGAGGAATATTTGCTTATCTAATAGGTGCTCCAATGGCTGTCAAGTATGGATTATTTACATTGTGGAGGCCGGGAATGAATCTAGGAGATATTTTCCAGTATGGGTTGCTCCAACTATATGTGGGGCCATTAATAGGGTTGAGTTTTGCAGCAGGATTAGCGCCAATGGTTATTAATTGGAGAAGCGTTGTTAGAGTATTTAGACCCCCAAAGATACGTGGTAGAGAAGCAAGCACGGTTTCAGAGCCTACTATTTGGGGTTTGCCGCTTACAAGATTTGCTCTCCTAATATATTTGTTATCAGCTACTGGATTAAGCTTGTTCGTTTATTATCTAGTATACATTGTTGAGCCACAATATGCTACTATCCAATTTCTATTAATATTCCTGGCATTAATAGTGGGTTTCTCTACGTTGTTCCAGCTGGCAAATACTCGTGCTTTAGGTGAAGCAGCTACTGGGATAAACTTACCATATGTTAAGGAGGGAGCTTTACTGGCGAGTGGTTATAGAGGTGTTGCAGCATGGTTTACACCCATATATGTTTATGGAGGAGCTAGTGGATGGACAGCAGTCTATGTTGCATGTGATTGGACAAATACTAAGAAGAGCGATTACTTGAAAGCATACTTTATAGCGTTTCCACTAACATATTTGATGGGCCTAATATATGCAGATATATTTTGGAGAATAGCTCCTATTCCAAGCTCGGCTTATCCAGCATCAGCTGTTTTCTGGCGTGTATCAGCGTTGTGGGCATTGTTATGGCCTGCTTGGGCTAGTGGTGCATTAAAAACTGGTGAGAGCAGTGTAGCATCTGCATTATTATCGCATTTCTCTAACTGGCCTACACGAATAATGGTACCATTTATAGTTGGAGCAGTCATAGTTGCGTTGGTTAAAATCTTCTCGATACCATTCGAACTCATAGGATTTACTATAGGTATTAGTCAGCCAATATCATATACTATGACAATGTTTATCGGAGGCATTATCGCTAGGATATTGGAGAAAAAGAAAGGATCTGAGTGGTTTAAGGAATACGTTGCAGTAATATCAGCAGGTCTAGGATTGGGAGAGGGACTTATGATAGCTATATCGGTTGCTGTTGCATTAATCATGAAAAGTCTCTGGCTACTAGTATACTAG
- a CDS encoding DUF6785 family protein: MSVEEGKKLLWGVSPASVTIKGVVVAIIMAILAPIITNLLYGLAWPSTFLEWVWAWAALILLLVIGVLNLIVALISKRLALTVADAVLIYIAIAASAGYAFSANFLLVHYAYMTYQVPSITDNGALMPDLWVPKGTIIVNGQEIPALAPIFNESARSMLLSDPNWVGIVLSAWAPSLTLWILVFFGLAMAQIGIALMFRKPWIEEEMLPFPYAQMAVEVMRITGFKGASEHRFISKIMFLVGAVVAVVMLLPNLLASLKIIQDLPSIYGQLLVSQYGGYDLSPSIGYDIALMITVAPLFIGLAFLMPMDILITAVVWYFLMYIVLPPIEVSLGIVPLTETQDAHTNYFTIGHWYGLMPHMVTRGLAIGFPIAWFALAWRHLKNLRSDKEVWFGTIFAIIGFLLAWGLLAGTGVEPHIALLVVVVTLLLYITWMRIRGESTWTTAIYNYGPWWHEMLVLPWLPYRYSGNWHSKEAFAAAASFYPLVNDRALATTPGPAVMEGFKLAKVGGVNPNKVVKISFIAVISGIILSFLITLLGLYYYGWFGSVGGKWVGGADTGFEPNWIDSMVHQNYIQHMSNDPTLFMPQFVVGIILGILLVWVRLLFPGVPFNPIGILIGDMPVTGLLMFIPNIIALISKWIIIRVTGVEGYEEKIVPFMAGLAIFSYIMIWLSYVLGT, translated from the coding sequence ATGTCAGTTGAAGAGGGAAAGAAACTATTATGGGGTGTTTCACCTGCTAGCGTCACCATTAAAGGAGTTGTTGTAGCTATAATAATGGCTATTCTAGCTCCGATTATAACGAACTTACTATATGGATTAGCGTGGCCGAGCACTTTTCTCGAATGGGTATGGGCATGGGCAGCGCTTATATTATTACTGGTAATAGGTGTTCTCAATTTAATAGTTGCATTGATCAGTAAAAGACTTGCTTTAACTGTTGCTGATGCAGTTTTGATCTATATAGCTATTGCTGCGAGTGCTGGTTATGCTTTCTCAGCGAATTTCCTACTGGTCCATTATGCCTATATGACTTATCAGGTTCCATCAATAACTGATAATGGAGCATTAATGCCTGATCTATGGGTTCCTAAGGGCACGATCATTGTTAATGGCCAAGAAATACCTGCATTAGCACCAATATTTAATGAATCAGCTCGTTCAATGCTATTATCTGATCCTAACTGGGTAGGCATAGTATTAAGTGCGTGGGCACCATCGCTGACGCTGTGGATACTTGTCTTTTTCGGTTTAGCAATGGCTCAAATAGGTATTGCGTTAATGTTTCGTAAGCCATGGATAGAGGAGGAAATGTTACCATTCCCATACGCACAAATGGCTGTTGAAGTTATGAGAATAACAGGGTTCAAGGGGGCTTCTGAGCATAGGTTTATCTCGAAGATAATGTTCTTAGTAGGAGCTGTTGTTGCAGTAGTTATGCTACTGCCCAACCTGTTGGCTTCATTAAAGATAATACAGGACCTGCCGTCAATCTATGGTCAATTACTCGTATCCCAGTATGGAGGCTACGATCTTTCTCCATCAATAGGATATGATATAGCATTAATGATTACTGTTGCACCATTATTCATTGGTTTAGCATTTCTGATGCCAATGGATATATTGATTACAGCTGTTGTATGGTATTTCCTCATGTATATAGTGTTGCCGCCAATCGAGGTATCCTTAGGTATAGTACCCCTTACGGAAACACAGGATGCACACACAAACTATTTCACAATCGGCCACTGGTATGGTTTAATGCCTCATATGGTGACAAGGGGTTTAGCAATAGGTTTCCCCATAGCATGGTTTGCACTAGCCTGGAGGCATCTCAAGAATTTGAGAAGTGATAAAGAAGTATGGTTTGGAACAATCTTTGCAATAATAGGTTTCTTACTAGCATGGGGATTACTGGCCGGAACAGGCGTAGAACCCCATATAGCATTGCTCGTCGTAGTAGTGACTCTACTATTATATATTACATGGATGCGTATACGTGGAGAATCAACATGGACCACAGCAATCTATAACTATGGTCCTTGGTGGCATGAAATGCTAGTACTGCCATGGCTGCCATACAGGTATAGCGGTAACTGGCACTCGAAAGAAGCATTTGCAGCTGCAGCATCATTTTACCCATTAGTCAATGATCGTGCATTAGCTACAACTCCTGGCCCAGCAGTTATGGAGGGGTTCAAACTAGCTAAGGTTGGAGGTGTCAATCCTAACAAGGTGGTTAAAATATCTTTCATAGCAGTGATCTCCGGTATAATATTATCATTCCTAATAACTCTACTAGGACTATACTATTATGGATGGTTCGGCTCTGTAGGTGGTAAATGGGTTGGTGGAGCAGATACAGGGTTTGAGCCAAACTGGATCGATAGCATGGTTCATCAAAACTATATACAACACATGAGTAATGATCCAACGCTCTTCATGCCGCAGTTTGTTGTTGGAATAATACTTGGAATATTACTGGTGTGGGTAAGGCTCTTGTTCCCAGGTGTACCGTTTAATCCAATAGGTATATTGATAGGTGATATGCCTGTTACCGGACTACTAATGTTTATACCAAACATTATAGCATTGATTTCTAAATGGATCATTATAAGGGTTACAGGTGTAGAGGGATACGAGGAGAAGATAGTGCCGTTCATGGCTGGATTAGCAATATTCAGCTATATAATGATATGGTTATCATATGTATTGGGAACATAA